From the Solea solea chromosome 7, fSolSol10.1, whole genome shotgun sequence genome, the window GGCAGAAATAGAATGAAACAGTCAAACGAGTGATGTGACgctttgttgtgtctgtggaaaCCACAGTGGTCTTACTTGATACCGGACAGCAGGACACTGGGGTTGAGAGGGGAGTACAGGTCAGACAGCGTCTCTGAGTAACCGCTCTGCCTCAGACAGGTCATCATGGCCTCCTTGGTCAACATGGCCTCCTTGGTCTTACTTCGGGCCGTTTTGGTGGTTCCCAGCTTAATGAGCTCATTGACTGACTTCAGCTTGCTCAGTGCTTCCACCTGATGGAGTCAACACATGCACAACAGAATATTGTTGATGTGTCACTTATTAAATCTATAAACGCTGAAGTCTACAATAGCTGAGAAATGCTGAGAACACCTTTTCATTGAGAGCAGAGGTGAGTAGTAACACGCTACATTTACTCCCTTACAAATACTTGAGTAACTTACTTTTATtgcaacatacttttacttgggtatatatttgaagaaagaacgATACTTTCACATCGTTCCATTTGGCTCAGTGACGcaagtgttgtcatgtgactccgTGCCACGGCAccattattatcttaaagtaacagtactttttcTTGAGtcattattatcttaaagtaacagtacttttactcgagtcataattatcttaaagtaacagtacttttacttgagtcattattatcttaaagtaacagtacttttacttgagtcattattatcttaaagtaacagtacatTTACTTGAGTCATTATtctcttaaagtaacagtacttttacttgagtcgttattatcttaaagtaacagtacttttactcgagtcgttattatcttaaagtaacagtacctttacttgagtcactatcttaaagtaacagtacttttactcgagtcgttattatcttaaagtaacagtacttttacttgagtcactatcttaaagtaacagtacttttactcgagtcgttattatcttaaagtaacagtacttttacttgagtcactatcttaaagtaacagtacctttacttgagtcactatcttaaagtaacagtacttttactcgagtcgttattatcttaaagtaacagtacttttacttgagtcactatcttaaagtaacagtacttttacttgagtcactatcttaaagtaacagtacttttactcgagtcgttattatcttaaagtaacagtacttttacttgagtcattatcttaaagtaacagtacttttacttgagtcgttattatcttaaagtaacagtacttttactcgagtcgttattatcttaaagtaacagtacttttacttgagtcattatcttaaagtaacagtacttttacttgagtcgttattatcttaaagtaacagtacttttactcgagtcgttattatcttaaagtaacagtacttttactcgagtcattatcttaaagtaacagtacttttacttgagtcgttattatcttaaagtaacagtacttttactcgagtcgttattatcttaaagtaacagtacttttactcgagtcattatcttaaagtaacagtacttttacttgagtcataattctcttaaagtaacagtacttttactcgaGTACCTCTGATTGAGACTCAGCCTtcatgtctcaggctggtttgCAGCATCAGTCATGAGGCCAGAGACGGTCAGTGCTGGCTACAGTAACCCTTTAAAGGGGCTACGTCAGCTGTCTTCTGACCCCTTAAACGTGCTCTTCAAAACAGGAAGTTGCCAGATAAATGTCTGTTCTGATGAGGAAGTAGGAGGAAGTGTCCAGAGGAGCAACCGTTAAAACCGAAGGTCAGAGGGCAGAAGGGTGACAGCAGTGTCCCAGTGACAGGCTAAAAATACCATCAGTCTGCCAAAGATAACAATAGACCTCAGCTATTCTGAGGCCACAGTGACAACTCAAGGCTTGGTGAACCTCTGTGGCGTTGGTGCAGAACGAGACACCATCTCTGGAGTCTGTGATCAGACTAGATCAGATGTTTAAGACAAGAAAAGtatggaaaaacatgtttgacatGTACCTGTTTCTTTAAAACCTCAATATGAGGGATGCTGCCTCTGCAGTAGGCTTCCAGGATGAGGGCAAACTGGACCGAAACAGCTGGCATGTGGATCTCTGACCTGCAGAGGGCAACAGAGAGCAGCCAGAAATGACACCTCTTCAGACTAATAACGCTGCCATTGAAGACATGAGTGCGACTGTGAGACGTGGGTCTGTACACACCGGAGGTGCCAGAAGAGGAAGTGTCCTATCTTGCGGTTGCACTGGGCACGATCCAACAGGAAGTGGGTGAGGGCGCAGTCATAGTACGGCTCATAACGCAACACCTGCACCAACTGTAGCAGGTACTGTGACAGCTCCTCATCACTGTGACCAGAGAACACATGCTTCCCAGCTTTAACTTTGGTTCAATATTAAATGCACAACCTGGGGATGTAGATGTAGAAAGGTTTATACCTCATGTCACGCAGACAGCCCACTGCATACTCTCTGACATACTGGTCAGGGTAGTTAAAGTCCAGAAGCTCCAGAGCGTCTCTGGGACTCAGTTTGGGCCAAATCTGAAGAAGTGCCTGGAGCTGAGACAAACATTTACAACTCattacaacaaacaacaaaagtctACTTCTGTCAGCtcattatacacacatacatatatgtatgtatatatatatatatatatatatatatatatacatatacatatacatacatacatatgtatatacatatacatacatatatatgtatgtatacatatatacatatatatgtatatgtatatatatacatatatgtatatatatatatatatacatatatgtatatatatatatatatacatatatacatacatatgtatatacatatacatacatatatatgtatgtatacatatatacatatatatgtatatgtatatatatacatatatgtatatatatatatatatacatatatgtatatatatatatatatacatatatacatacatatgtatatacatatacatacatatatacatatatatgtatatatacatatatacatatatgtatatatgtatatatacatatatatatacatatataaaaatgtgaggGGTGTACTCACTTTTGTGATAtactgtttatgtgtgtatatatatatacacacatatgtatatatatgtatatacatatatgtgcatatatatatatatacaccttatactattgtgttttttcagtaGTTATTCTTTGTGGCTCAGGTCTTGTAttgtactgtgtactgtgttGGTACTATCAATGTGGTGTTTTATGTTCTGCAATATTCGAGGCCGCCTGGGTGGTTAATAGTCTGGAAGCTCCATCAATAAATCAGAAAAGACTGCATACATCCAAGTGTTCAGAGGCTTTCAGAGACCACGGTTCCAAAGGTTGGATGTATGTTCAGTATGTTCAGTATGTTCAGTATGTTGATAGGATGCTAATAATGACAGCTACTGTTTTCACATGTCACAGATCAGaatcaaaacaaagtgaaaacacaaactcatttcctgataaaaaagtcaaatgttgtTGCTGATCATGTGTTGGCTTCAAACACATGatcagcagagcagagatgagCTGTCTGACCTGGGCCATGTCCTCATGTTTGCTCCACttcacagacagcagcagcttgGGCAGAGACTGAGGGAAATTCTCCCAGCAGTCGCCGCGTAGTGTCCAGATCAGATCCTTCTCATTCTCACACAGCTGCGAGAGCGGATCACGCTCCATGATCTCCTTCAGCTCGATGTGGAACTTCTTTCCCCCGCGACCCTGTCGGGAggtagaggaagaggatgatgaaggTGTCTGAACTGAAAGAGGAGCCATCATGcagtggcggcagcagcagtgacgATAAAGAATCACAAGATGGCAGGAGTGTATGTGCTGAGTTATCAAACTCTATGTTCTCtgattgaaacacacacacacgtaacctGAGGAGCAGCATATGATGGTTTCACAGTGAGGGCCTGTGTTTGAACATGCCCTCCACATCACAGGGTTACATAAGTGACTGCAACACACCCAGAGAGgcagggaaacacacacacacacacacacacaactgattACATACTCCTCAGCCCTGTTCTAAAGCAAAACAACGGCTTTCCTAAATAAATGGTCTTATGAGGAGTCTTTGTAGTCGTGagaccagcaccagcaccagcaccagcaccagcaccaagcaccagcaccagcaccagcaccaagcACCAGCACCAGGCCCCTGAATGAATGGAGGTCTTTTGGAAAATGAGTGTCTTCTCGGTTGATTTTGAGTCGATAAAGCATGGACCATATGAGAGGACGCCATGTGACAACAGCCAGTATTGACATCTGtgaacatcacagcacagacactGTTTTTTATTCCATATATTTCTCGCAAACTTCACCAGCAAGGAGATGAAAATAGCTCAGTGTGAACGCAGTGAAAGTGTGTCCAGGTGAAACTATTTTATATGTAtcaatgaatcggtttgaagcttttttcatgattaaaacaagatgtttaagcttcttaaatgtgaatatttccttcatttctttgctctgataacaaagaaatcagtaaaagtgaattattttggtttgtggacaaaacaagacatttgagaacatcatcatttccaggtttgacgaacactgatcaacattttttaaggttttctgacttttaatggaccaaacgattcatggagaaaataataaacatgcgaCTTATTGTATGTTCACTTACCATAGGTGCACAGTCGCTGGCTCCAGCGATCTCTGCAGCTTTCTCCAGTATCTgcagagaagacaaagaaaaaacgtAAGCACCGTATGACTAAACACACTAAACTGCATTAAACAGAGTGAGCATGTCCTCATCCTCTCATGCTAACAGACACCACTTCATTATAAGCCCCAGGTACGATAAGGTCCATGTTCACATTACTGTATTACTGTGATGTTTGTAAGaatgtaagtaagtaagtaagtcagtAACGTGATGAGCGTCTGACCTTGTCGAAGAGAGGGAAGATGACGGGGTGTGACGAGTACTCTGGGAAGTAGATGTGCAGCGCTGTGGCGTTCTCAGTGTACGGGTTGGTCTGAACAGTTCCTATGGGGTTCAGCATCTCTTCAAGTTCATCTGGGCAGGAAGACAGACATTCAGCTGTTATTATCAAACTCATTCACGTCTCTGTGGTTATGATtatgacacaaatgtgtgtgtctgtgcgtgtgtgtgtgtgtgtgtgcgtgtgcgtgtgcgtacCAGGAAAGGAAGACCAGCAGTACAGGTTGATATCTCCAGTCTTCAGTTGGCCTTTGTAGTCAAACACCATGGTATTGACCCAGGCTATAGGATAGTGCTGAAAGGGAGAGTTCAGGGCTGTTATTAAGTgtacgccccctgctggtcccCCGGGGGGCGCTGCACCCTCTTACCTTTCTCCTGTGTCCTCTTCACAAAATGCTGATTTAGCTTTGGATGCTAATCATTACGTTACTTTACACAACAGAAAAATATCCACCTGACGCCCGTAAACAACATCCCTGTTTGCTAGGAAACGCACACAAACtccaaaaataccaaaattGTGTAAAATAGACAAAGAGGCGGCTTAAATAAACTGTGCATTCAGGTAAATTCCACTGTCCCGGTGTTGTTCATATGTCATATATCACCGGCCTGTTGCAAAATATTACTATTAATATACACACAAGATTTCACACTCATTTGCATAGAATGATCATTTTTACCTCTAATGTTCTAAAGCTGTCATTAGTGTTGCTCTCATACTATTGTGTTTTGCTATCTTGcaaatatgtttgccactttatctgtTTCTTtctataaaccactcactccctgcaccaaagtccattaaaGGTCCACTGCTTCTGTGGTCAGTTGTGacttggaggcagcagtggacacagatttctctctgtggactttggtgcaggagagtaaaTGGGGTGAGATTTCAtaaatgagccttttgttaagggGCTAAAaacagccgtgtgtgtgtgtgtgtgtgtgtgtgtgtgtgtctaatgttGCTTCACGgcacagaggagcagcagcacagcctcATACAATCATGCCTCCATCAGTTGAAAGGATccccgtctctgtctctgtctctgtctcttacCACTTTCCCTGCTTTGCGGATGGTCTGGTATTTGTTGATGTGTGGGTTTTTGGTGGACTTCTGCTTCTTGACTTTGTCCATCACGGCATAGATGGCGAAGCAGAGGCGGGTCATGCGAGGAAGGTCACACACCGAGAGGTCAAATTCCAGCGTGCTCTCCTTCCACGTGTGGTCCGAGCGCCCGCCGCTCTCACTGCTCACTGCCGGCTTACACAAGAGCTCTGTGCCGTGGAAGAGCCCCGCCCTCACCTGGACCTGGGTGAGAAGAGAGGattggtatgtgtgtgtgtgtgtgtgtgtgtgtgtgtgtgtgtgtgtgtgtgtgtgtgtgtgtgtgtgcagtcaccTGAACATTATCCTCAGAAATTCATGTAAGCTCTTACAAAGTCAATGTAGATATTTGATTCTAATCACATCATCCATTTCAGAAACTTATAGCTGAACATGTGTCACAGCAGTCACTTCTCTGTTCAGGTTATTTTTTAAAGTGGGCCTTAAACATGGCTCAATGATAAAAGCTAAAGCTAAACCCCGCCTCCagatttattgttttagtcTTTGCTGATTTTTAGAAATCGTTCCAATGTTGGTGAATGGTTGATGTTGTTCTTTATGGTGTAATAAAACCATAGCACCATTTTTTACTGCTTTACGGAGACACTGTGAGTTGATATGTGGCATTAGAACGTGACAGACATGGAGCGTGTCCCTGAcatcattggtgtgtgtgtgtgtgtgtgtgtgtatgagtgcaTGTAGACACGTGTGTGAGGAGACAGCAACACATCAATGCTCTACAAGACTTCAAATAAACCTGGTGAGGAAAATACACTCTTAATACAAATGAATATACTTCTTTTTTCTTGAGGACAAAAGTTCTGGAGTTGTAACGAGTTATATATGGAGTTAGTTGTAGTTGTAAAAGTGTGTTGAATCCTCAGATGAACGGCTGTTAATAGCAGGTGTGAGTGCAGTCAGTGACACATTAACACAGAGTTTACCTTGGCAGTTTCCTCTGCGTTCACCTTACTGGCATTCACCAGGACTATCTTGAACGGGGTGGACACGTCCCACACACATGTCTGCACTTGCTGTGGGGAGAGAcagtgggaggaggaagagagactTGCAGTGAATGagcagcattagcattagcataatGTGGTTCTTCACACCCACCAGTTCCCTgttctctgtctcacacacacacacacacacacacacacagggtgggGTGGGTGGTGTCAGGTCATTCTGGTGTCAGTGGATTTGCAAGGGTCAGCAGTCAGCAGGACAAACAGCGTCACATGACACCTAGGAACCATGAACATGACTAACTAGGACACTTCCTGCACTTTGTTGCCTCTGGATGTGCTGATGTGTTTAAATACTCATGTGAGCATGGGTACttctgtcagacagacagacagacagacacacacacacacacacacacacacacagacacacagacacagacacacacacacagagagagacacacagacacacacacacacacacacacgcagagacacacagacacacacacacagagacacacacacacacacagacgtacagacacacacacacacacagacggacacacacacagagacacacacagacggacagacacacacagacacacacacacacacagacggacacacacacagagacacacacagacggacagacacacacagacacagacgcacacacagacggacagacacacacagacacagacgcacacagacgcagacacacacagacgcacacacagacacagacacacacacagatgcacagacacacagacgcacagcaGCTAAACAAATGCATTCACAGGCCCCAGTAAATTTCATCAATTCTGCAAAAACGCGAGTTCACTAACTAAAtgctcgctgctgctgctgctgctgctgctgccaccttgtgataaATGAGGTCGTCAATACAATGactgataaaacatttgtgttttttttttaaatatcacaataGTCACTGACTGACTTTTAATAATCAAGCAAATAATAGAATATGTCATGTTAGTTAAAATAAAaggatctcttttttttccctaaatTAGTATGAAGGCAACTGCAAAGATATGTAGATATGacatatgtatgtttttatgaacaGGAATCCAGTGAATGAAGCTTTCACATCCACAGATAATGTAGATTTCCAGTGgtcagcatatatatatatgtgtatatatatatatatatatatatatatatatatatatatatatgtgtgtatatatacacacgtgtatgtgtatatatatatacaccaacatatacacacacatacagtctaGTCACAATTCCTTTTCAAGCCAAACAAAGACGCATCTTAATCACTATTATATGAATATACAtacaattagggctgcaactacaattaatgaatgaatgaagcaactattttgataattgatgaattgtttgagtgttttttcaaataattaaaacactgactcagacttttcagtttcttaaatgtaaatatttttttgttaagtttctttgctccacttaacaaagaaatcattcaatggtttgtggacaaaacaagactttgagaaagtcatcattttgaggtttggaaaaCGGTGATTAACAGTTTTCAACATATTCTGACAACTAAtggattcattgagaaaataactgacagGTTAATTGATTGGCAGTGTTTACATTAATTCAGGGCATCAGTGGGCgtgacatttcacagaattctgactttatcaTAAATCACATGAACACAATGATTGTGACATCATATTGGCCAGTGAGTGTACTCTACATGGAATCATTAAACCACATGAGGAAGTCAAAGTAGCAGCATTTTTACTGTAAACCAAACCAAGAGGTTTCATCACAAGTCAACGacacttctgctgctgttctgaTTATATTGGATATCCATAATGAGGTTATGTTTCATAAGGTGAGGTGACGTTATGACTATCTACAAGAGTCAGTGAAGTAGGCTGATGAAAACGAAGGCCAATAATCTTcagacatgaacacatggaAGAGTGATGTCACTGCACacctggcagcagcagcagcagcagtaacgaGACAGTGGTGTTTCCTGGCTCCGTGGTGAATGTGCATGTTTGCTTCAGCACTGGCTCATAAACAACAGGCGACAGATGTGCAAGCACATGTTTACCTCACAAACCTTCACACCTGCCTCAAACAACAGTCGCATATCAACATGTAAAGCCTCAGTAGATATGGCTTACAAAGGATTTCTCCATATTTTGAGGATATATCGCGGCATACGAGATATATCGGGATagaaagctgcacacaggtctatatatgtatatatatatatatatatatatatatacatacatatatatatatatatgtatgtatatatatgtatatgtatgtatatacatacacatatttctacatatactgtacatacatgaatatattatatatatatattatatatacagtacatatatatatatatgtagataacCTTCCATTCCTAATAGTTGTGTATTACACAATGTGTCCAACAaagtaaatatgatgattatcaatgcaacagcctttaaaaccatgaaaagtcatcacagataccttatcacGATATGATGATCCAAGcccatatcttgtctcatgtcaccatatatataccatatatatatactgtgtatatacatatttatactgtatactgaCACAGATAATATGGATATATTGCTCAGCCCAAGCTTCCTCTGCTTCTGAGTGACTCACTGCTCAGTAACGACAGTAGATACTAGTCGATAGAGTAACTGCGACGTAGAATATGTGCATCACAACGACCCCTTCGTCGTCCTTGTAATGTGAAAACATACACTGATCAAATTTGTACACAACACAAAGAGTGCGTTCATTGGCAGAGCCACGCAGGTCTCTGCACTCACCGTGGGAACCCTTCTCTTGGGAGGTAGTGGTAACGGGGGGTTGGAGGACTTGCGGCTGACCACAGCTCCGATGGTGGAGatctccttttcaaacatggctttgacaGTGCTCAGGTGGATCAGGGTGAGGCGGGGACACTCCTTGGAATGCAAGCACGTGCGGAtatactgaaaacacaaatccCTCATCTTTAAATATctcctcatacacacacaaagcaacGTGCCACATTCACAGTTGTGTATGTTTTAGGTGGATTTAAGTGAACAGTCCTCTGAAATGTGAGGATTAAACGCTGGAGTAATGCTGTCGCTGAAACTCAGATTTCCAAATCATAAACTTTGAGGAACCTCAGGTACCCCAAGTTAGGATTCATAACgctgctttttgttgtttttgttgtcatttgtgccgcagtaaatcagtcatacacatactgtagcactgactcatttttaaacatagaCGTATTTACACACACGTGCTACTTGTGTGTGCCAAATACCATGGAAACTGGCTAACAAGCTAGCCTGAGATCCTTCTGTGGTGACTCCCAGTTCTTCTGCGTTCCCATGTTAATGTAACGCAGCATAAGGCTTCTTATCTTGCCATCGCCTTTGCTATTATATTTTTTACCATATCTTAATCTCTTAAAATCTAGAATTAGCAGGCTACACTTTGACAAACTCATAGAACTCACCCCACCTGTTGTCTGTATAGAGGATCTTTGAAATTTGGCTTCACTTTCTATACCATTATTCAGTGACATGATAACGCTTCTTCCTCTGTCGTGAAGACTCTGATCACGTGCTGCGAGCGCCTTTAATTATATTCCAACTTTAACCTACAGTATAAGATTTAAAGGTGTTTACAGACTTTTACAGCTTTAAACTAAACACCCTCTTCTGCAGCTAACtctgaaaaatgccaagaagtagGCTGAGAactgagtgagggagggagggagggagagttgGGGGACAGTGCAGGAggcgtggtctggtagtgaaatctgacaagGAGTTGCAGCTGTTTAATGCTAATGAACACAGCCCCAGCGtttaaaaaagggggaggagccttGTGCTGATTGAACAAGAGAGTTACAAAAGAGTGGACCAAGAACGCTGATggctcaaagtaacaccatttgttcaggaggcagatttaaatgtattctctcatcatcctcctcttcctcacatatactgaagacactggtatagtgaaattagattaagatgaactgattattatgattaaatgtattattattattattattttattatttgtttcattttctaagCACTCGGGTCAAAAGTCGTCAGCTCCACTCCGCTCACACACTCTGGTacaaacagtagaacagtatttctgagagcaccaccagaggaagctggcgtaccactggtggtgcacgtaccacagtttgagaaccatggctatACCCTAAACTGTGGAGATTTGCACCTGGAGCAAAAAATATCattacactggtttacacctgaaaaacaCACGTGGTTTagttattaattaatattagtTATATTAATCCTTTTAAATCCACATTCACCTTTTCATCAGATTAACCGATGGATGttattaacataaaataaatgaaaagctaATGTACAAACTGTCAATCACATATCACGTCTAACTCAGACCTTGTATTGAATGAGTGGGTGGTTTCCACAGAGGAACTCCAGACTCTGGCTGAGCCTCAGTATGTACTGAGTGGTCCACGCCTCCTCCTCAGGGCCGTGGGTGGTCAGCCACTTCTTCACAGCCAGCTCCATCAGCTCCATGGTGGGGCAGGATGACGGCACCTTCAGAACGGCAAAGTCCTGCAAGACGAGCGAGGCAAGACAAACTGAGTCACGACTcaaaatacattcaaatgtggaaggggttagtgtgtgtgtgtgtgtgtgtgtgtttgtgtgtgtgtttgtgtgtgtgtgtgtgtgtgtgtgtgtgtgtgtgtgtgtgtgtgtgtgtgtttgtgtgtgtgtttgtgtgtgtgtgtgtgtgtgtgtgtgtgtgtgtgtgtgtgtttgtgtgtgtgtgtgtgtgtgtgtgtgtttgtgtgtgtttgtgtttgtgtttgtgtgtgtgtgtgtgtgtttgtgtttgtgtttgtgtgtgtgtgtgtgtgtgtgtgtgtgtgtgtgccactctATGTCTCTTCTGGAcagtagggctgggcgatatggaccacAACtgatatctggatattttttgtTCGAATGGCGATATGTGATATTATAGCGATATCTTCAACAAACGGGTTAGCTTGCTAGCTCACaggttagccgctcagctgagAGCTGGAACCCCGGCATCCGGAGTGTACAGCAGAAACCtcgagacaggagaccagaaacctggagaccagagcctcggtgtcggacacggtaaacacgctgatgtgttttaagtccacctggagccgaaatctgcggctaacagctgagcggctaaaAACTAGCGACAtcaaacaggcattacgtcaccagctcaacttttattttattttcttcatgtgGAAAGTGAGCGCTTCACAAAGGGTAAGTAACTTCTATTTCTGGTTGGAAAAGGCAGTTTAACGGTGAGATAAGTGTTGaacatatttttatgatttcatAGACTGAAGCAGGAAACCAGCGGTCAGGTGATGTGTTTCTATGAGCacgagaaagagagtgagagtggatgctGAGGAGGCAGCGGAAGCCTGGACTCTCCTCAGCAAGCACCAAGACTGGCTCGCACGTACAGCGATGATGCAGATGTGCACCAGGTGTGGAGAGTCAAGACCCAGAGCTCTCCTCCTAGGCCTGTTTAGAGTGCTGGGATGTTACCATGTTAACAGAGGACTTCTT encodes:
- the pik3cb gene encoding phosphatidylinositol 4,5-bisphosphate 3-kinase catalytic subunit beta isoform — encoded protein: MPPAMTDLLDIWAAHSPLAGHAPDQITVDFLLPTGIYIQMDVPREATIQHIKLLLWKQAQTLPLFAALGEMESHMFQCVNQAAVHEELEDETRRLCDVRPFLPVLKLVIRNCGRAERLLDSKIGVLISKGLHELDAINDQEVKDFRSKMFRLSEERMQRVYAMTCNEWLQACFSPLLEPVPATPVTDGASERSADLKVIIHFEQSQDFAVLKVPSSCPTMELMELAVKKWLTTHGPEEEAWTTQYILRLSQSLEFLCGNHPLIQYKYIRTCLHSKECPRLTLIHLSTVKAMFEKEISTIGAVVSRKSSNPPLPLPPKRRVPTQVQTCVWDVSTPFKIVLVNASKVNAEETAKVQVRAGLFHGTELLCKPAVSSESGGRSDHTWKESTLEFDLSVCDLPRMTRLCFAIYAVMDKVKKQKSTKNPHINKYQTIRKAGKVHYPIAWVNTMVFDYKGQLKTGDINLYCWSSFPDELEEMLNPIGTVQTNPYTENATALHIYFPEYSSHPVIFPLFDKILEKAAEIAGASDCAPMGRGGKKFHIELKEIMERDPLSQLCENEKDLIWTLRGDCWENFPQSLPKLLLSVKWSKHEDMAQLQALLQIWPKLSPRDALELLDFNYPDQYVREYAVGCLRDMSDEELSQYLLQLVQVLRYEPYYDCALTHFLLDRAQCNRKIGHFLFWHLRSEIHMPAVSVQFALILEAYCRGSIPHIEVLKKQVEALSKLKSVNELIKLGTTKTARSKTKEAMLTKEAMMTCLRQSGYSETLSDLYSPLNPSVLLSGINVERCRYMDSKMKPLWIVYNNKLLLGDTLGIIFKNGDDLRQDMLTLQILRLMDLLWKEASLDLRIVPYGCLATGDRAGLIEVVSSADTIANIQLTSSNVAAAAAFNKDALLNWLKERNSGDALDRAIEEFTLSCAGYCVATYVLGIGDRHSDNIMVRSNGQLFHIDFGHILGNFKSKFGIKRERVPFILTHDFIHVIQQGKTGNTEKFGSFRQYCEEAYLILRKNGNLFITLFALMLTAGLPELTSVKDIQYLKDSLALGKTDDEALKQFRQKFDEALRESWTTKVNWMAHNVAKDNRS